A section of the Chryseobacterium scophthalmum genome encodes:
- a CDS encoding helix-turn-helix domain-containing protein: MKIFIKNMVCGRCIVAVSNIFNERNIKITQISLGEVETDGEVSKTDIQFIENRLKETGFERIKDVTHQLVDKIKNLIIIKIGKLDIDENFLLSKFLSVELHKDYSSLSKAFSQNENITVEQFFILQKIEKVKELLLYNEFNLTEIAGKLGYKSVQHLSSQFRSTTGFTPTEFKKLKVHNRKSLDMVQETDTKD, encoded by the coding sequence TCATAAAAAATATGGTCTGTGGAAGATGCATTGTTGCAGTTTCAAATATTTTTAACGAACGTAATATAAAGATTACTCAAATTAGCTTAGGTGAAGTAGAAACCGACGGTGAAGTTTCAAAAACAGACATTCAATTTATTGAAAATAGATTAAAGGAAACAGGTTTTGAAAGAATAAAAGATGTAACGCATCAATTAGTCGATAAAATTAAAAACTTAATCATCATTAAAATCGGAAAACTTGATATTGATGAAAACTTTTTACTGTCAAAATTTTTAAGCGTAGAACTCCATAAAGATTACAGTTCATTATCAAAAGCCTTCTCACAAAACGAAAACATTACGGTTGAGCAGTTTTTTATTCTTCAGAAAATCGAAAAAGTAAAAGAACTCCTTCTTTACAATGAATTTAATTTAACAGAAATTGCCGGAAAACTGGGCTACAAAAGTGTGCAGCATTTATCATCACAATTTAGAAGCACTACAGGATTTACACCTACTGAATTTAAAAAACTGAAAGTTCACAACAGAAAATCTTTGGATATGGTGCAAGAAACTGATACTAAAGATTAA